From one Nothobranchius furzeri strain GRZ-AD chromosome 2, NfurGRZ-RIMD1, whole genome shotgun sequence genomic stretch:
- the LOC129163064 gene encoding zinc finger protein 235-like yields the protein MDTVTIKSEEDEEKPLFSQLHQQQIEDRDVQNSTSADQMKAETGGETSRIPDLNPYDQTSYSSETEVSGDDEEDDDVTQDSELSNSGSETGDRNNDWNESRSSESDVKAVNKSFSCHECGKQFLHKWSLQKHVRVTSHSEMGSPGCLANNKSVTTMQPLESCGKVLKKQKSFSCNDCGKIFSVKSRLNRHMSVHTGEKPFACELCDQRFSRKAHLHDHTRVHTGQKPFACELCEQRFSFKATLNRHLRVHTGQKPFVCKLCGQTFSSKPTLNSHMRVHTGQKPFACENCGQRFSYKANLNTHMRVHTGQKPFACDFCGQRFVHKATLNGHLRVHTGEKPFVCELCGQRFSQRTSLSRHIRVHTGQKPFACELCDQRFSRKAHLHDHTRVHTGQKPFACEHCEKRFSFKATLNRHLRVHTGQKPFACKLCGQTFSSKPTLNSHMRVHTGQKPFACENCGQRFSYKANLNRHMRVHTGEKPFTCDFCGQRFIQKAALNYHMRVHTGQKPFSCELCGQKFHQKTTLNRHMIVHTGQKAFACELCGQRFRQKTDLNRHMRVHTGLN from the coding sequence TAACTATAAAAAgtgaagaagatgaagagaaacctctgttctcacagcttcatcagcagcaaatagaagacagagatgttcaaaACAGCACCTCGGCTGACCAGATgaaagcagaaactggtggagaaaCTAGCAGGATCCCAGATCTGAACCCTTATGATCAGACGTcgtattcttcagagactgaagttagtggagatgatgaagaggatgatgatgtgaCTCAAGACTCTGAACTGTcaaactctgggtctgaaactggagacagAAACAATGAttggaatgagagcaggtcttctgagtcagatgttaaGGCTGTCAACAAATCCTTCAGCTGCCATGAGTGTGGTAAACAATttctccacaagtggtctctccagaaacatgtgAGGGTTACAAGTCATTCAGAAATGGGGTCTCCAGGCTGTTTGGCCAATAACAAAAGTGTTACCACGATGCAACCTCTAGAATCATGCGGGAAAGTCctgaaaaaacaaaaatcatTTAGTTGCAACGACTGTGGAAAAATATTTAGTGTAAAATCAAGATTGAAcagacacatgagtgtccacacaggagagaagccttttgcctgtgagctctgtgatcaAAGATTTAGTCGTAAGGCACATTTACACGatcacacgagagtccacacaggacagaagccttttgcttgtgagctctgtgaacaaagatttagctttaaggcaactttaaacagacacctgagagtccacacaggacagaagccttttgtctgtaaGCTCTGTGGTCAAACATTTAGCTCCAagccaactttaaacagtcacatgagagtccacacaggacagaaaccttttgcctgtgagaactgtggacaaagatttagttataaggcaaatttaaacacacacatgagagtccacacaggacagaaaccgtttGCCTGTGACTTCTGTGGACAACGATTTGTCCATAAGGCAACATTAAACGGTCacttgagagtccacacaggagagaagccttttgtctgtgagctctgtggtcaaagatttagccaaaggaCAAGTTTAAGCAGACACAtacgtgtccacacaggacagaagccttttgcctgtgagctctgtgatcaAAGATTTAGTCGTAAGGCACATTTACACGATCACAcaagagttcacacaggacagaagccttttgcttgtgagcactgtgaaaaaagatttagctttaaggcaactttaaacagacacctgagagtccacacaggacagaagccttttgcctgtaagCTCTGTGGTCAAACATTTAGCTCCAagccaactttaaacagtcacatgagagtccacacaggacagaaaccttttgcctgtgagaactgtggacaaagatttagttatAAGGCAAATTTAaatagacacatgagagtccacacaggggaGAAACCTTTTACCTGTGacttctgtggacaaagatttatccAAAAGGCAGCATTAAACTATCACATGAGAgtacacacaggacagaagcctttttcttgtgagctctgtggacaaaaatttcaccaaaagacaactttaaacagacacatgattgtccacacaggacagaaggctTTTGCTTGTGAactttgtggacaaagatttcgccaaaagacagatttaaacagacacatgcgtGTCCACACAGGGCTCAATTAA
- the LOC139066169 gene encoding uncharacterized protein isoform X1, with protein MSPDWRVEVGAYWLCTHPPSRAHHPPISFEVSVFELSLSPPILFILCYRPPKYNSAFITDFSDLLAEYLPRYDQGIILGDFNTHVCFLSNPLVRDFSDVLVSFVLQQLVNVPTHEHSHTLDLVLSFGLKVQDLVVHPVSFSDHFSVVFNISAMLPVVRRQAPRYSWHISPSMTASLLSILEVELSNPSSSGITTDVDGLLNSFNLTCSDALDTVAPLKLKRKKTTSDPWLNNETRSLRRRCRALERRWKKDKLLISQQLLVDALDLYQRSVRSARNKYFACIISQHQGDQHKLYSTVNSILSITEPGTVGPSVSLAVSQFRVCILPRPDSSAGYVTAPRLGLSQFEDSFKCGRRMRPSFRLNEGWVGCILQ; from the coding sequence ATGAGCCCAGACTGGCGGGTCGAGGTGGGGGCCTATTGGCTATGTACTCATCCTCCCTCCCGGGCTCATCACCCCCCCATCAGCTTCGAGGTCTCTGTTTTTGAACTCAGTCTCTCCCCTCCAATTCTTTTTATTCTGTGTTACCGACCACCAAAATATAACTCAGCTTTTATTACGGACTTTTCTGACCTTTTAGCTGAATATCTCCCCAGGTACGACCAAGGTATtatccttggtgattttaatactcACGTTTGTTTTTTGTCAAATCCTCTGGTGAGAGATTTCTCAGatgttctggtttcatttgtcctCCAGCAACTGGTCAATGTTCCTACTCATGAACACTCCCACACACTGGATTTAGTTTTATCATTTGGACTGAAGGTGCAGGACTTGGTTGTTCATCCTGTCAGTTTCTCAGATCATTTCTCAGTTGTTTTTAACATCTCTGCTATGTTGCCTGTGGTGAGAAGGCAGGCTCCTCGCTACTCTTGGCACATCTCTCCCTCCATGACTGCCTCACTACTGTCCATCCTGGAGGTTGAATTATCCAATCCTTCCTCATCTGGGATCACCACGGATGTGGATGGGCTTTTAAATTCTTTTAATTTGACTTGTTCTGATGCCCTGGACACAGTCGCTCCCCTTAAACTTAAACGGAAGAAAACCACCTCTGACCCTTGGTTGAACAATGAAACACGCAGCCTCAGGCGGCGTTGTAGGGCGCTGgaaagaaggtggaaaaaggacaagCTACTGATCTCACAGCAGCTTCTGGTGGATGCCCTTGACCTGTATCAGAGAAGTGTTAGATCTGCCAGGAACAAATACTTTGCATGCATAATCTCTCAGCATCAGGGTGATCAGCATAAACTTTATAGCACTGTCAATTCCATCTTGTCAATAACTGAACCTGGTACTGTTGGTCCCTCTGTGtcattggctgtgtctcaattcagggtctgcatcctacctcggccggattcgtcggccggttacgtcacagcgccgcgactcggcctgtcccaattcgaagactccttcaaatgcggtcgacgaatgcggccttcttttcgcctgaatgaaggatgggtcgggtgtatccttcaatag